In a genomic window of Meleagris gallopavo isolate NT-WF06-2002-E0010 breed Aviagen turkey brand Nicholas breeding stock chromosome 1, Turkey_5.1, whole genome shotgun sequence:
- the CYTH4 gene encoding cytohesin-4 isoform X1, protein MDFCPAGSSDLSEAEEAEIETIRQHREELLEDIKKLKEEIAQVFAEIEGFQNAEERQEADQNPGERTSKLSQRDKLLSVGRKKFNMDPEKGIQYLIEQQLLSSDLQEIAKFLHKGEGLNKTAIGNYLGRRDSKNIQILQAFVACHQFANLNLVQALRQFLWSFRLPGEAQKIDRMMEAFANWYCKCNPGVFQSTDTCYILSFSIIMLNTSLHNPNVKDKPPFERFVSINRGINDGADLPEELLKNLFDSIKNEPFSIPEDDGNDLTHTFFNPNREGWLLKLGGRVKTWKRRWFILTDNCLYYFEYTTDKEPLGIIPLENLSVRKVDDPKKPNCFELFNPNCKGQKIKACKTDGDGKVVEGKHQSYKISAATPAERDEWIEAIRTSITQNPFYDLVSARKKKIANRN, encoded by the exons ATGGACTTCTGTCCTGCTG GGTCATCTGACCTGAGTGAGGCTGAAGAGGCTGAAATAGAGACAATAAGACAGCACAGAGAGGAGCTCTTGGAGGACATCAAG AAGCTGAAAGAAGAGATTGCACAAGTGTTTGCAGAGATTGAGGGCTTCCAGAATGCAGAGGAGAGGCAAGAGGCAGATCAGAACCCTGGTGAGAGGACCAG CAAACTATCGCAGAGGGATAAACTTCTGTCCGTGGGTCGGAAGAAATTCAACATGGATCCTGAAAAG GGGATCCAGTACCTGATTGAGCAGCAGCTATTGTCCTCAGACTTGCAGGAGATTGCCAAATTCCTCCACAAGGGTGAAGGCTTGAACAAGACAGCCATTGGCAATTACTTGGGTAGGAG aGACTCCAAAAACATTCAGATTCTCCAAGCCTTTGTGGCATGTCACCAGTTTGCCAACCTCAACCTGGTGCAAGCACTAAG ACAGTTCCTATGGAGCTTCCGGCTGCCTGGGGAAGCACAGAAAATTGATCGTATGATGGAGGCCTTTGCCAACTGGTACTGCAAGTGTAACCCAGGAGTATTCCAGTCCACAG ATACATGTTATATACTCTCCTTCTCTATTATCATGCTCAACACCAGCCTACACAACCCtaatgtgaaagacaaaccCCCCTTTGAAAGGTTTGTGTCCATCAACCGAGGCATCAATGATGGAGCAGATCTGCCAGAAGAGCTCTTAAAG AATCTGTTCGACAGCATAAAGAACGAGCCATTCTCTATACCAGAAGATGATGGAAATGATCTCACACACACTTTCTTCAACCCTAACCGTGAGGGCTGGCTCCTGAAACTAG GAGGACGTGTGAAAACGTGGAAACGTCGTTGGTTCATTCTGACTGATAACTGCCTGTACTACTTTGAATATACCACG GACAAAGAGCCTCTGGGCATTATCCCCCTGGAGAACCTATCAGTCCGGAAGGTGGATGATCCCAAAAAGCCA AACTGCTTTGAGCTCTTCAATCCCAACTGCAAAGGGCAGAAGATCAAAGCCTGCAAAAcagatggggatgggaaggtGGTTGAAGGCAAGCACCAGTCCTATAAGATCTCTGCAGCTACACCAGCAGAACGTGATGAGTGGATTGAGGCAATAAG GACTAGCATCACACAGAATCCTTTCTATGATCTCGTCTCGGCCCGAAAGAAGAAGATTGCCAACAGAAATTGA
- the CYTH4 gene encoding cytohesin-4 isoform X2: MDPEKGIQYLIEQQLLSSDLQEIAKFLHKGEGLNKTAIGNYLGRRDSKNIQILQAFVACHQFANLNLVQALRQFLWSFRLPGEAQKIDRMMEAFANWYCKCNPGVFQSTDTCYILSFSIIMLNTSLHNPNVKDKPPFERFVSINRGINDGADLPEELLKNLFDSIKNEPFSIPEDDGNDLTHTFFNPNREGWLLKLGGRVKTWKRRWFILTDNCLYYFEYTTDKEPLGIIPLENLSVRKVDDPKKPNCFELFNPNCKGQKIKACKTDGDGKVVEGKHQSYKISAATPAERDEWIEAIRTSITQNPFYDLVSARKKKIANRN; this comes from the exons ATGGATCCTGAAAAG GGGATCCAGTACCTGATTGAGCAGCAGCTATTGTCCTCAGACTTGCAGGAGATTGCCAAATTCCTCCACAAGGGTGAAGGCTTGAACAAGACAGCCATTGGCAATTACTTGGGTAGGAG aGACTCCAAAAACATTCAGATTCTCCAAGCCTTTGTGGCATGTCACCAGTTTGCCAACCTCAACCTGGTGCAAGCACTAAG ACAGTTCCTATGGAGCTTCCGGCTGCCTGGGGAAGCACAGAAAATTGATCGTATGATGGAGGCCTTTGCCAACTGGTACTGCAAGTGTAACCCAGGAGTATTCCAGTCCACAG ATACATGTTATATACTCTCCTTCTCTATTATCATGCTCAACACCAGCCTACACAACCCtaatgtgaaagacaaaccCCCCTTTGAAAGGTTTGTGTCCATCAACCGAGGCATCAATGATGGAGCAGATCTGCCAGAAGAGCTCTTAAAG AATCTGTTCGACAGCATAAAGAACGAGCCATTCTCTATACCAGAAGATGATGGAAATGATCTCACACACACTTTCTTCAACCCTAACCGTGAGGGCTGGCTCCTGAAACTAG GAGGACGTGTGAAAACGTGGAAACGTCGTTGGTTCATTCTGACTGATAACTGCCTGTACTACTTTGAATATACCACG GACAAAGAGCCTCTGGGCATTATCCCCCTGGAGAACCTATCAGTCCGGAAGGTGGATGATCCCAAAAAGCCA AACTGCTTTGAGCTCTTCAATCCCAACTGCAAAGGGCAGAAGATCAAAGCCTGCAAAAcagatggggatgggaaggtGGTTGAAGGCAAGCACCAGTCCTATAAGATCTCTGCAGCTACACCAGCAGAACGTGATGAGTGGATTGAGGCAATAAG GACTAGCATCACACAGAATCCTTTCTATGATCTCGTCTCGGCCCGAAAGAAGAAGATTGCCAACAGAAATTGA